A part of Candidatus Electrothrix aestuarii genomic DNA contains:
- a CDS encoding DUF2326 domain-containing protein: MKLSKLYSNKPECFQDIIFESGLNVVLAEIRLPENKKKDTHNLGKTTLGHLLNFLLLAKKNPKFFLFKHLDLFREFIFFLELELLDGSYITIRRGVQNATKISFKKHEFAQQNFVDLAEDTWDHHDVPFERSLSILDALLDLRSLKPWTFRKGIGYQLRSQDDYRDVFQLRKFMGKHADWKPFLSHITGFNADQITSYYEKEKQIDDKKKQEQIIQNEFGGSLEDISKIEGIILLKQKELEKKQAFLDAFDFRSQDKEHTEQLVNMIDERIATLNAERYSLQKNQKKIKDSLKEEQILFHPDDAERLFKESGILFAGQIKKDFQQLIAFNRAITDERCAYLQEELGEIDDRLKEVNAELDTLGKQRSETLSFLNETNVFNKYKKFSNELITLKADLSSLERQRDSLRRLQELRTSLRRIKEKLEHLQSDIELDVEQQNADPTCLFSSIRLFFNEIIEEVIDRKALLNVALNREGHLEFKDEILDESGNATSADSGTTYKKLLCTAFDLAVLRAYLDKKFPHFVFHDGVFESLDDRKKENLLNVIRRYSDLGIQVIITLIDSDLPPKSDRNKEVFGEQEIILTLHDENEQGRLFKMASW, translated from the coding sequence ATGAAGCTGTCTAAACTTTATTCCAACAAGCCAGAATGTTTTCAGGACATCATATTTGAATCTGGACTTAATGTTGTTCTTGCAGAAATACGTCTTCCTGAGAACAAAAAAAAAGACACCCATAACCTTGGCAAAACCACTCTTGGGCATTTGCTTAATTTTCTCCTCCTTGCGAAGAAAAACCCCAAGTTTTTCCTCTTCAAGCACCTTGACCTGTTTCGAGAATTCATCTTTTTTCTTGAGCTGGAACTCCTTGATGGTTCGTATATTACGATTCGTAGGGGTGTACAAAATGCCACTAAGATTAGTTTCAAAAAACATGAATTTGCTCAACAAAACTTTGTAGACTTAGCAGAGGACACCTGGGACCATCATGATGTACCGTTTGAAAGGTCACTGAGTATTCTGGATGCCCTTCTTGATTTGCGTTCACTGAAACCGTGGACTTTTCGTAAAGGCATAGGGTATCAGCTACGATCACAAGACGACTATCGCGACGTATTTCAATTACGTAAATTTATGGGAAAACATGCCGATTGGAAACCTTTTCTTTCCCATATTACAGGATTTAATGCTGACCAGATTACCTCTTATTACGAAAAAGAAAAACAGATAGACGATAAAAAGAAGCAAGAACAGATTATCCAGAATGAGTTCGGTGGGTCACTTGAAGATATCAGTAAAATTGAAGGGATTATTCTGCTCAAGCAGAAGGAACTAGAAAAAAAGCAGGCATTTCTTGATGCATTTGACTTTCGCTCTCAAGATAAAGAGCATACTGAACAGTTAGTGAACATGATTGATGAGCGTATTGCTACACTTAATGCAGAACGCTATTCATTGCAAAAAAATCAAAAAAAAATAAAAGATTCGTTAAAGGAAGAGCAGATACTGTTTCACCCGGATGATGCAGAGCGTCTGTTTAAAGAGTCGGGTATTCTCTTTGCCGGACAGATAAAAAAAGATTTTCAGCAGCTGATTGCATTCAATCGTGCCATAACAGATGAACGCTGTGCCTACCTTCAAGAGGAGCTGGGAGAAATTGACGACAGATTGAAAGAGGTCAATGCCGAGTTAGATACGTTGGGCAAGCAGCGGTCAGAAACACTTTCTTTTTTAAATGAAACAAATGTATTTAACAAATACAAAAAATTCTCCAATGAACTCATAACGCTCAAAGCAGATCTGTCCTCTCTGGAGCGTCAACGAGACTCTTTGCGTCGCCTACAGGAATTGCGAACTAGTTTACGGAGGATAAAAGAAAAACTTGAGCATTTACAAAGTGATATTGAACTTGATGTAGAGCAGCAGAACGCCGACCCAACATGCTTATTTTCTTCAATTCGACTATTTTTCAACGAAATTATTGAAGAAGTTATTGATCGAAAGGCTCTTTTGAATGTAGCTCTTAATCGTGAAGGACATTTAGAGTTTAAAGATGAAATCCTCGATGAATCCGGCAACGCAACCAGTGCAGATTCAGGAACCACATACAAAAAATTGTTATGTACCGCCTTTGATCTTGCAGTATTACGTGCCTACCTTGACAAAAAATTCCCGCATTTTGTGTTTCATGATGGTGTGTTTGAGTCCCTTGATGACCGTAAAAAGGAAAACCTGCTCAACGTTATTCGTCGATATTCCGATCTTGGTATACAGGTCATTATTACCCTGATTGACTCAGATCTCCCGCCTAAATCCGACAGAAACAAAGAAGTATTTGGCGAACAGGAAATTATCCTGACCCTACACGATGAAAACGAACAAGGTCGGCTCTTTAAAATGGCGAGCTGGTAA
- a CDS encoding TIGR00153 family protein: MALKSISPLSGLLHKSPFKPIQEHMRTVFSCVSLLEPLFTALQAKDYAGVQKIAQQINELETAADKQKSTFRLNMPKTLFLPVDRRDLLKLLHDQDSLADNTEEISQILISRDMEVPEAIKDQLNVLLTNTLGICAEAKSIIEELDELVEVGFAGREHDKVISMIDNLRKSEHEIDQNMHRIRRSLFEVEDNLSPVSVIFWYKVIDLLGNMSDMAENMSDRLLLFLSK, encoded by the coding sequence ATGGCATTGAAATCGATCAGCCCCTTATCCGGGCTCCTGCACAAATCACCGTTTAAGCCGATTCAGGAACATATGCGGACGGTGTTCAGCTGTGTATCTTTGTTAGAACCGCTGTTCACGGCTCTACAGGCAAAGGATTATGCGGGCGTCCAAAAAATCGCTCAACAGATCAACGAACTGGAGACTGCAGCAGACAAGCAGAAAAGCACCTTTCGTCTTAATATGCCGAAAACATTGTTTCTCCCGGTTGATCGCCGGGATCTGCTCAAGCTCCTGCATGATCAGGACTCCTTGGCTGATAACACAGAGGAGATTAGTCAAATCCTGATCAGCCGCGACATGGAGGTACCAGAAGCCATCAAGGACCAGCTCAACGTCCTGCTCACGAATACCTTAGGTATCTGCGCTGAGGCTAAATCAATCATTGAAGAGTTGGATGAGTTGGTTGAAGTTGGCTTTGCAGGCAGGGAACATGATAAAGTTATCAGTATGATCGATAACCTACGAAAGAGTGAGCATGAGATTGATCAAAACATGCACAGGATCCGCCGTAGCCTCTTTGAGGTGGAAGACAACCTTTCCCCTGTCTCAGTTATATTTTGGTATAAGGTTATAGATTTACTTGGCAACATGTCAGATATGGCTGAGAACATGTCAGATCGTTTACTGTTGTTCCTGTCAAAATAA
- a CDS encoding inorganic phosphate transporter, translating into MEIIAAYGTILIILAMIFGLYMTWGVGANDLANAMGTSVGAGAVTVKQAIGIAIIFEFAGAVLAGGNVTKTIRKGIIDPSSIVDKPEILVYGMLAALLAAAIWLMVASAKGWPVSTTHSIVGALVGFALVGIGPDAVNWSKIGTIIASWVISPAVGGTISFILVMSTRKLIFDTENPLKNAKKYAPVYIFLVGFIISLVTLFKGLKHLHVNLTAGQSFAAAVVIGILTALLGWSLVRKVAEDPAADRDFHFASVEKVFTPMMLFTACSMAFAHGSNDVANGIGPLAAVVSIVSSGGEVMQKSEMPLWILLLGGGGIVAGLVTLGYRVMLTVGTKITELTPSRGFCAELAAASTVVLASRTGLPVSTTHILVGSVLGVGLARGIGALDLRVVLNIIISWLVTLPVGAILAMIFFFILKGIFG; encoded by the coding sequence ATGGAAATAATAGCGGCCTACGGAACAATTTTGATCATCCTGGCGATGATCTTCGGCCTGTATATGACCTGGGGGGTCGGGGCCAATGACCTGGCCAATGCTATGGGAACCTCAGTGGGGGCCGGAGCAGTCACTGTTAAACAGGCAATCGGCATTGCCATTATCTTTGAATTTGCCGGTGCGGTTTTGGCTGGAGGGAATGTCACCAAGACCATCCGCAAGGGGATTATTGACCCGAGCAGTATCGTGGACAAACCGGAGATCCTGGTCTACGGTATGCTGGCAGCCCTGTTGGCTGCCGCGATTTGGCTCATGGTTGCCTCAGCAAAGGGATGGCCGGTTTCTACCACCCACTCCATCGTAGGAGCCTTAGTAGGCTTTGCCCTGGTTGGTATCGGACCTGATGCTGTCAACTGGTCAAAGATCGGGACAATCATTGCCAGCTGGGTCATCTCTCCTGCCGTGGGCGGGACCATCTCCTTTATCCTGGTCATGAGTACCCGCAAGCTCATTTTCGACACAGAGAATCCGCTCAAGAATGCCAAAAAATATGCCCCGGTCTACATCTTTCTTGTAGGCTTTATCATCTCCCTGGTAACCCTGTTTAAAGGATTGAAGCATCTCCACGTCAACTTGACTGCTGGTCAAAGCTTTGCCGCAGCTGTGGTCATCGGTATCCTCACGGCCCTGCTTGGTTGGTCCCTGGTGCGTAAGGTAGCAGAAGATCCGGCAGCAGACCGGGATTTCCATTTTGCCAGCGTGGAAAAAGTCTTCACGCCTATGATGCTCTTTACCGCTTGCTCGATGGCCTTTGCCCACGGTTCCAATGACGTGGCCAACGGTATCGGACCACTGGCCGCAGTGGTCAGTATTGTCTCTTCCGGTGGTGAGGTCATGCAAAAATCCGAAATGCCACTCTGGATCCTCCTCCTTGGTGGTGGCGGTATCGTGGCAGGCCTGGTTACTCTGGGCTATCGGGTTATGCTCACGGTAGGGACCAAGATCACTGAGCTCACCCCCTCCCGTGGCTTCTGCGCTGAGTTGGCTGCTGCCTCCACCGTAGTGCTGGCCTCCCGGACCGGCCTGCCTGTTTCCACTACCCATATCCTGGTGGGATCAGTGCTTGGGGTTGGTCTGGCCCGTGGTATCGGTGCCCTGGACCTGCGAGTGGTACTGAACATCATCATCTCCTGGCTGGTGACCCTACCAGTTGGAGCGATTCTGGCGATGATCTTTTTCTTCATCCTCAAAGGGATATTCGGTTAA
- the atpB gene encoding F0F1 ATP synthase subunit A, protein MEHPILFISVILDWIGLPVPHGPIGATFLEKICEPYLTYSWLVMAFLFVVPKLTLGKLELVPGTGQNFWEALVGGMLDFFSEHMGREKAKMLFPILATFFLYTVLANMIGLMPGFMSPTSSLNITLAMTIIVWIMHHVLGFRYHGWNYYKHFTGPVIWMAPFMVILELIGNFARLVSLSMRLFGNILAKEILLAVLFMLAGFLFAPLPILALGVLVSLIQAVVFVLLAVVYCVGAMEHAH, encoded by the coding sequence ATGGAGCATCCAATACTATTTATCTCGGTTATTCTGGACTGGATAGGTCTACCAGTACCGCATGGCCCTATAGGGGCAACCTTTCTGGAAAAAATATGCGAGCCGTACCTGACCTATAGCTGGCTGGTCATGGCCTTTCTTTTTGTTGTACCTAAGCTCACCTTGGGTAAACTCGAATTGGTTCCCGGCACAGGACAAAATTTTTGGGAAGCCCTCGTCGGCGGTATGCTGGACTTTTTTTCCGAGCATATGGGCAGGGAAAAAGCCAAAATGCTCTTTCCTATCCTGGCAACCTTTTTTCTTTACACAGTGCTCGCCAACATGATCGGTCTAATGCCCGGCTTCATGTCACCGACCTCCAGCTTGAATATCACTCTGGCCATGACCATTATCGTCTGGATAATGCATCATGTTCTGGGTTTTCGCTATCATGGTTGGAACTACTATAAGCATTTCACCGGGCCGGTTATATGGATGGCTCCTTTCATGGTTATTCTGGAGCTGATCGGCAACTTTGCCCGTCTTGTTTCGCTTTCCATGCGTCTTTTCGGCAATATTCTGGCAAAAGAGATCCTGCTCGCCGTGCTGTTCATGCTGGCTGGTTTTCTCTTTGCCCCTCTGCCAATCCTCGCTTTAGGCGTGCTCGTCTCCCTGATTCAGGCGGTTGTTTTTGTTCTCCTCGCCGTCGTTTACTGCGTTGGAGCAATGGAACACGCCCATTAA
- a CDS encoding ATP synthase subunit I, producing MSDAKKSKTGNEDEISLLRSVERCNLILVVLLTGESWIRYGWPFAQSVLIGGILVSSSFFWQKRNTIRFIQHAEVLGSDGQISGKSFTVGFTIKFVTRLFILGFLLLLICSKFSINAIGLIIGLSTVMLSVIIVGLVRSLMIFQKNL from the coding sequence ATGAGTGACGCAAAGAAGAGCAAGACTGGCAACGAAGACGAAATCAGCCTCTTGCGTTCGGTTGAGCGTTGCAACTTGATCCTGGTCGTTCTGCTCACCGGAGAAAGCTGGATTCGTTATGGCTGGCCCTTTGCCCAATCTGTTTTGATAGGGGGGATCTTGGTCAGCAGCAGTTTTTTCTGGCAAAAACGGAATACTATACGTTTTATTCAGCATGCCGAAGTATTAGGCTCTGACGGACAAATCAGCGGTAAGTCATTTACGGTCGGTTTTACAATAAAATTCGTCACCCGCCTCTTTATCCTCGGCTTTTTGCTGCTTCTGATTTGCTCAAAGTTCAGCATAAATGCAATTGGACTGATTATCGGGTTATCCACCGTTATGTTAAGCGTAATTATTGTTGGCCTCGTGCGAAGTCTAATGATATTTCAGAAAAATTTGTAA
- the atpE gene encoding ATP synthase F0 subunit C has product MGIAIICIAAALAIGLTGLGAGLGMGRGVESACMGIARNPEAKGPITTTMILGMALIESIAIYGLVIAFILLFANPFKDML; this is encoded by the coding sequence ATGGGCATAGCAATAATATGTATAGCAGCGGCTCTAGCAATTGGACTGACCGGCTTAGGTGCTGGTCTCGGTATGGGTCGTGGTGTTGAGAGCGCATGTATGGGTATCGCTCGCAACCCGGAAGCAAAAGGACCGATCACCACCACCATGATTCTTGGTATGGCTCTGATTGAGTCTATCGCTATTTATGGTCTGGTTATCGCCTTTATCCTGCTCTTTGCCAATCCGTTCAAGGATATGCTGTAA
- a CDS encoding DUF1566 domain-containing protein — protein MEKVQILVFIMNVLLYSFVLPALGEARPGPQNGPPPEAYTACEGKKRGDTAEFTSPFGHVITGTCVAERRRLFLRPDSPPERGGELRREARQDVRRGSRRDERQGQGQVVVTPSPQGKPGKYPVVDTGVKTFYGSRSIISAPKRGQRFYGQDAQYKGKQPAYRDNRDGTVTDEVTGLMWEKDMGKKMTWAQGMVKARKSTLAGYTDWRVPTIKELYSLILFTGRHGGRRGEDTVPYINTRYFKQPLGNRSAGERIIDAQTWSATRYTGRGMVGGASIFGVNFIDGRIKAYPERHPRSGEEKKLYVRLVRGNKEYGKNLFQDNGDGTISDLATGLMWQQTDDGKARDWEDSLSYAEGLRLAGYTDWRLPNAKELQSIVDYNRSPVATSSPAIDPLFQTSRISAPDGQLQYPYFWTSTNHQGGRRYYEQAVYIAFGRALGDMHGGIIDVHGAGAQRSDPKTGAPDDYPSYFGPQGDMRVVFNYVRCVRDIQ, from the coding sequence ATGGAAAAGGTACAGATTCTTGTCTTTATTATGAATGTGTTGCTCTACTCTTTTGTCCTTCCTGCCTTGGGAGAAGCAAGGCCGGGGCCTCAGAATGGCCCGCCACCAGAGGCCTATACGGCCTGTGAGGGCAAGAAACGTGGAGATACTGCTGAGTTTACCAGCCCCTTTGGTCATGTCATCACTGGAACCTGCGTGGCAGAACGGCGACGGCTCTTTCTGCGTCCCGACTCTCCGCCTGAGCGCGGAGGAGAGCTGAGGCGAGAAGCAAGGCAGGATGTAAGGCGAGGCTCAAGGCGGGATGAGAGGCAAGGTCAGGGACAGGTTGTAGTAACACCCTCACCACAGGGGAAACCGGGAAAATATCCGGTGGTGGATACCGGGGTGAAGACCTTCTACGGTAGTCGGTCTATTATTTCTGCTCCGAAACGAGGACAACGCTTTTACGGCCAGGATGCTCAGTACAAGGGCAAGCAGCCTGCGTACAGAGATAACAGAGACGGCACCGTGACCGATGAGGTGACCGGATTGATGTGGGAGAAAGATATGGGAAAAAAGATGACCTGGGCACAAGGGATGGTCAAAGCCCGAAAATCTACACTTGCTGGTTATACAGATTGGCGAGTGCCCACTATCAAAGAGCTCTACTCTCTTATTCTTTTTACTGGCAGGCACGGGGGAAGGAGAGGGGAGGATACGGTGCCCTATATCAATACCAGGTACTTCAAGCAACCCCTGGGAAATCGGAGTGCCGGAGAACGGATTATTGATGCCCAGACCTGGTCGGCTACCCGGTACACTGGAAGAGGTATGGTGGGAGGGGCGTCCATCTTTGGCGTTAATTTTATTGATGGTCGTATTAAGGCCTATCCAGAACGACATCCGCGCTCAGGAGAGGAAAAAAAACTCTATGTCCGGTTAGTGCGAGGGAACAAGGAGTACGGCAAAAACCTCTTTCAGGATAACGGAGACGGCACGATATCTGATTTAGCCACGGGCCTGATGTGGCAGCAGACTGATGACGGTAAGGCGCGGGACTGGGAAGATTCTCTTTCTTATGCTGAGGGACTGAGGCTGGCTGGTTATACGGACTGGCGCTTACCCAATGCCAAGGAGTTGCAGAGTATCGTGGACTATAATCGTTCTCCGGTAGCAACCTCTTCTCCAGCTATTGATCCTCTGTTTCAGACCTCCCGGATCAGTGCTCCAGACGGACAGCTACAATATCCCTATTTTTGGACCAGTACCAATCATCAGGGTGGAAGGCGTTATTATGAACAGGCAGTGTACATCGCCTTTGGCAGGGCCTTAGGGGATATGCACGGCGGGATAATAGACGTACACGGGGCAGGTGCGCAACGCAGTGATCCCAAGACAGGTGCCCCAGATGATTATCCGAGCTATTTTGGACCGCAGGGCGATATGCGGGTGGTGTTTAACTATGTCCGTTGTGTGCGGGATATACAATGA
- a CDS encoding DUF262 domain-containing HNH endonuclease family protein, which produces MNFNTANNTFRQLMGNGLLYRVPAFQRDYSWSADEWDDLWQDLLTLHTTDEEPSHYMGYLVLQSSDSKRFDIIDGQQRITTISIILLAAISLLHDLAKTEAINDKRAEQLRNSYIGYLDPVTLTAKSKLTLNRHNDRFYQDYLVPLEQLPQRGLNASEHLLRKAFLWFKARVKADLEAHGEGIAGFVDQTVDRLFFTVITVTDELNAFKVFETLNARGVRLSATDLLKNYLFSVISKEGAHSSELKTLEERWETIIDLLGSNNFPEFLRVFWNSGHKLVRKTHLFKTIRQAVSDRGQAFALIRDLDHHARIYAALRNPLDTSWERDERNWLQQLQMFNVRQPLSLLLAAFDRFGDTERKSFQQILRAVAILSFRYNVICGMPGNELERTFNAIAIQLSEGRLFSARAVITELHPIYPLDKVFKPAFADKSLRTSNSRNRKVVRYILFELERCCSNTSYALDDATYTIEHILPEHPPEQGWDTFDDRQHENGVYQLGNMTLLTAAANRDLGNAPFQEKKAVYSASEFAITQGISRRYEEWTPASIASRQNWMAGKAATIWNISF; this is translated from the coding sequence ATGAACTTCAACACCGCCAATAACACCTTCCGCCAACTCATGGGCAACGGCCTGCTCTACAGGGTACCGGCCTTTCAGCGCGATTATTCCTGGTCTGCGGACGAATGGGATGATCTCTGGCAGGATCTCCTCACGCTGCACACGACCGATGAAGAACCCAGCCATTACATGGGCTATCTGGTCCTGCAATCCTCGGACAGCAAGCGCTTTGACATCATTGACGGCCAGCAGCGCATCACCACCATCAGTATCATCCTGCTGGCAGCCATCTCCCTGCTCCATGATCTTGCCAAGACAGAAGCCATCAACGATAAACGGGCAGAGCAGCTGCGGAATTCTTATATCGGCTACCTGGACCCGGTCACCCTGACAGCAAAATCCAAGCTCACCCTGAACCGGCATAACGACCGCTTCTATCAGGATTATCTTGTTCCGCTCGAACAACTCCCCCAACGGGGCCTGAATGCATCAGAACATCTCCTGCGCAAGGCCTTTCTCTGGTTCAAGGCACGAGTGAAAGCAGACCTTGAGGCACATGGTGAGGGGATTGCAGGCTTTGTTGACCAAACCGTAGACCGCCTCTTCTTTACGGTCATCACGGTGACCGACGAACTCAATGCCTTTAAGGTCTTTGAGACCCTCAACGCCCGTGGAGTGCGCCTATCTGCCACAGATCTCCTGAAAAATTATCTCTTTTCCGTGATCAGCAAGGAGGGAGCCCACTCCTCAGAGTTGAAGACCCTGGAAGAGCGCTGGGAGACCATTATCGACCTGCTCGGTAGTAATAATTTCCCTGAATTTCTGCGTGTCTTCTGGAACAGCGGTCATAAGCTGGTTCGTAAGACCCACCTGTTCAAAACCATTCGTCAGGCCGTGTCCGACCGGGGACAGGCATTCGCCCTGATCCGAGATCTGGACCATCATGCCCGAATCTACGCAGCCCTGAGAAATCCCCTGGATACCTCCTGGGAACGGGATGAACGAAACTGGCTGCAACAGCTCCAGATGTTCAATGTCCGCCAGCCGCTGTCCCTGCTCCTGGCAGCTTTTGATCGTTTCGGAGATACAGAACGCAAAAGCTTTCAGCAAATCCTCCGAGCCGTGGCGATACTCTCCTTCCGTTACAATGTGATCTGCGGAATGCCGGGCAATGAACTTGAACGGACGTTTAATGCCATTGCCATTCAGCTCAGTGAGGGAAGACTCTTCTCTGCCCGAGCTGTAATAACGGAGCTTCATCCCATCTATCCGCTTGACAAGGTCTTCAAACCCGCCTTTGCAGACAAATCCTTACGCACAAGCAATAGTCGGAACCGAAAGGTTGTCCGCTATATCCTGTTCGAGCTGGAACGCTGCTGCTCCAACACAAGCTATGCCCTGGATGACGCTACCTATACCATTGAGCACATCCTGCCCGAACATCCCCCGGAACAGGGCTGGGATACCTTTGATGATCGCCAGCACGAGAACGGCGTCTATCAGTTGGGTAACATGACCCTCTTGACCGCAGCCGCCAATCGTGATTTGGGCAATGCCCCTTTTCAGGAGAAAAAAGCTGTGTATTCGGCAAGCGAGTTTGCCATAACCCAGGGAATCAGCAGACGTTATGAAGAATGGACACCTGCAAGTATTGCCTCCCGACAAAACTGGATGGCAGGCAAGGCCGCTACCATCTGGAACATCTCCTTTTAA
- a CDS encoding metallophosphoesterase, protein MADPFRKKLVPINTLQNIRGVDLPIGLTFVQLLVTGPPGSGKTYYINTIHGWPNEGYIDLTRKGWWKDKTLIYRPREVHLGLPFEGFPQALTVFDPDWLAAEKPLPLQLERIQLPPEGHRFLQSNWRQRYIFEFLLPKPDVIYQQRLGRKAEGYFPVDEVMTLDMIKRQVAVYQEVVLYLHRVRMQVYIREALEQPPLCIVEEGEPGIPAWATATSGPRPSLTTLDGWKWLILRRDPSNWLTITDQWQKISKESRVSFDGNPFELKLGERILRFYPELPLGVRRKYLRRNWLVTDPRTYGMQLCGFTRLCPGDTVMVGRANEEYQNIFHFEQDVAERHLTLSNSKGDIIITPLTEKRSIEIILVQDSERIDRVTERRYQALRTVRRIYGGDITPLPPDHALALIREVNTILEQEVYRPENNQGQPGGLIEFPKTLLPIIIGDLHAQVDNFLKIITENRFLAGLETDTAAVIILGDAVHSEVDGEMEDMDTSILMMDLILHFKQHFPRNFFYLKGNHDSFSESISKAGISQGILMRRCLLELRGQEYVKEMERFYDLLAYVVCSDSFIACHAGPSGKKVTRTKLINIHNHPKIQNDLINSRLKRPHYLAGYTKGDVKQFRKHMGLSKHTPFIVGHTPIDPSGGVWRNVADIKGHHIIFSGHADGPSLFIEVNSKMIPISYPSEPLIKLIGKIDDTDER, encoded by the coding sequence ATGGCGGATCCGTTTAGAAAAAAGTTGGTACCAATCAACACCCTGCAAAATATTCGTGGGGTGGATCTTCCCATCGGCCTGACCTTTGTCCAGCTGCTGGTTACCGGCCCACCAGGGTCTGGAAAGACCTACTATATCAACACAATTCATGGATGGCCCAATGAGGGATATATCGACCTGACCCGTAAGGGCTGGTGGAAAGACAAAACCCTTATCTACCGCCCCCGTGAAGTACATCTCGGCCTCCCCTTTGAGGGCTTTCCCCAGGCCCTGACCGTATTTGACCCGGATTGGCTCGCAGCAGAAAAACCACTCCCCCTGCAACTGGAACGGATTCAGCTTCCACCCGAAGGACATCGTTTTTTGCAAAGCAACTGGCGACAGCGCTATATCTTTGAATTCCTCCTCCCCAAACCGGATGTCATTTATCAACAACGCCTGGGACGTAAGGCAGAAGGCTATTTCCCGGTGGATGAGGTCATGACCCTTGATATGATCAAGCGACAGGTGGCTGTGTATCAGGAAGTTGTGCTCTACCTGCACAGGGTAAGAATGCAGGTCTATATTCGTGAAGCCCTGGAGCAACCACCCCTGTGCATTGTGGAAGAAGGCGAGCCTGGGATTCCGGCCTGGGCCACAGCCACCTCTGGTCCCCGACCAAGCCTGACCACCCTGGATGGCTGGAAATGGCTCATCCTGCGCCGAGATCCCAGCAATTGGTTGACCATCACTGATCAGTGGCAAAAGATCAGCAAAGAAAGTCGGGTCTCCTTTGATGGCAATCCCTTTGAGCTCAAGCTTGGTGAGCGCATCCTGCGCTTCTACCCAGAATTACCCTTAGGGGTACGGCGGAAATATCTCCGTCGAAACTGGTTGGTCACCGATCCGAGGACCTATGGCATGCAGCTCTGTGGTTTCACCAGGCTCTGTCCAGGCGACACCGTCATGGTGGGCCGTGCCAATGAGGAGTACCAAAACATCTTTCATTTTGAGCAGGACGTTGCTGAACGCCATCTGACGCTCAGCAACAGCAAAGGCGACATCATCATCACGCCCCTGACGGAAAAGCGCTCAATAGAAATCATCCTGGTGCAGGATAGCGAACGAATTGATCGAGTTACAGAGCGCCGGTACCAGGCCCTGCGAACGGTACGGCGCATCTACGGTGGAGACATCACCCCCTTACCTCCAGACCATGCCCTTGCTCTCATTAGGGAGGTCAACACCATCCTGGAGCAAGAGGTCTACCGACCGGAGAATAACCAAGGACAACCCGGTGGCTTGATAGAATTCCCCAAAACCCTCCTCCCGATCATTATTGGCGACCTGCATGCCCAGGTAGATAATTTTCTCAAGATTATCACGGAAAACAGATTCCTGGCAGGCCTGGAAACAGATACGGCCGCTGTCATCATACTCGGCGATGCAGTCCATTCTGAGGTGGACGGTGAGATGGAAGATATGGATACATCCATCCTGATGATGGATCTGATTCTACATTTTAAACAGCATTTCCCCAGGAATTTCTTTTATCTCAAGGGAAACCATGACTCGTTTTCAGAAAGTATCAGCAAAGCAGGTATCTCCCAGGGCATATTAATGCGCCGATGCCTCCTGGAGCTGCGAGGGCAGGAATATGTGAAGGAAATGGAGCGTTTTTACGACCTGCTTGCCTATGTCGTCTGTTCTGATTCTTTTATCGCCTGTCATGCTGGCCCGAGCGGAAAAAAAGTTACCCGAACAAAACTGATCAATATCCATAATCATCCCAAGATACAGAATGACCTCATCAATAGCCGTTTGAAACGTCCCCATTATCTGGCTGGATATACCAAGGGCGATGTCAAGCAATTCCGAAAACACATGGGGCTGAGTAAACACACTCCCTTTATTGTCGGCCATACCCCTATAGATCCATCTGGGGGCGTTTGGCGAAATGTTGCAGACATCAAAGGACATCATATTATTTTTAGCGGTCATGCAGATGGCCCGAGTCTGTTTATCGAGGTCAACAGCAAAATGATCCCGATCAGTTACCCATCTGAACCCCTAATAAAGCTTATAGGAAAAATTGACGACACCGATGAGAGATAA
- a CDS encoding AtpZ/AtpI family protein, with product MAKEEGRILADLARYSQIGATFATSIFVGFGIGWWLDNKLFAGRTTPWFSFIFLGFGITAGFKHLWDLSKKISDE from the coding sequence ATGGCTAAGGAGGAAGGTAGAATATTAGCAGATCTGGCTCGATACAGTCAGATAGGGGCAACCTTTGCGACCTCCATCTTTGTCGGCTTCGGCATCGGCTGGTGGCTTGATAATAAGCTCTTTGCTGGAAGAACCACACCGTGGTTCAGCTTTATCTTTCTTGGATTCGGAATAACTGCTGGCTTTAAGCACCTCTGGGACCTAAGTAAAAAGATATCTGATGAGTGA